Proteins from a genomic interval of Kaistia defluvii:
- a CDS encoding cupin domain-containing protein, with protein MKSSTHEFADAGDIPNNPSLPLILYRQALTEDGTDRASAFERLFASHGWGGTWRNGMYPFHHYHSTAHEVLGIASGTVTVQLGGETGKAMELAAGDAVLIPAGVGHKRLSSSPDLLVVGAYPVGQRWDLIRDDDVVDGVAVRARIRALEMPGQDPIRGAEGPLRTHWAQG; from the coding sequence ATGAAATCCAGCACGCATGAATTCGCCGATGCCGGCGACATCCCCAACAACCCGTCCCTGCCGCTGATCCTCTATCGGCAGGCGCTGACGGAGGACGGCACCGACCGCGCCTCCGCCTTCGAGCGCCTGTTCGCGTCGCATGGTTGGGGCGGCACCTGGCGGAACGGCATGTATCCGTTCCATCACTACCATTCGACCGCGCATGAAGTGCTCGGCATCGCTTCGGGGACGGTGACCGTCCAGCTTGGCGGCGAAACCGGCAAGGCTATGGAACTCGCGGCCGGCGATGCCGTGCTCATTCCGGCCGGTGTTGGGCACAAGCGCCTCAGTTCCAGCCCCGACCTGTTGGTCGTCGGCGCCTATCCCGTCGGCCAGCGCTGGGATCTGATCCGTGACGACGACGTCGTTGACGGCGTGGCGGTCCGGGCCAGGATCCGTGCGCTCGAGATGCCAGGCCAGGACCCGATCCGCGGCGCCGAAGGCCCGCTGCGCACCCATTGGGCGCAAGGGTAG